The following coding sequences are from one Nicotiana tabacum cultivar K326 chromosome 1, ASM71507v2, whole genome shotgun sequence window:
- the LOC107832482 gene encoding histone-lysine N-methyltransferase, H3 lysine-9 specific SUVH6-like, translating into MVSLSNNGLSDECMKKRPSENGYHTLHFGVTPKHKVRKVWAVRDFPSGCCRNAPKIDLSHKENAVVTISENIADKLVAHGGNGPNNGIEFCSVEVVDCLSNIQENEELDKLAENALAKTTSVVENRVEEPTSHARSLGFELSKDIESSEMSLLKKAKVIQCDELVKEVDGERSSILVKNVVSMTDGAIPVCDVKTFSPPQWPVKNGNAADNSSSLPKNKYCQRRVFAVRDFPPFCGRNAPMPTEQDRLGGNEASKRVVVLDKEVTENESIETSKNVMGTGTSHMKLTASQEADSLSKIEVTGSKCSLMERTTVCIENPEGVHDSYIGRSQLERTIILPETVTKKENDDAGKIVGKENIVYSQNECEKATTARHALGSVNENIRPIVHDLMAEPYCPWKQMNQTSLDGVTRRNQVQKPNMHRQKKSLAVARKSIPKTKFSRRQFGRTKSGFIGEVAEGYSNALVASNGRACGLNREALPEESPIGRGHREFNVNLPPFGSSSNDARSKVRETLRLFQSICRKILRGEESNGEVKPKQKDKKNRRIDIQASNFIKEKGKEVNTGPRILGEVPGVEVGDAFQYRVELALVGVHRLYQAGIDFLNNGGMLVATSIVASGGYDDDLGDADELIYSGQGGNLTGKDKIREDQKLVKGNLALKNSIATRNPVRVIRGSKAESTDGRANLVTTYVYDGLYTVQNYWTERGPHGKMVFMFKLVRIPGQAALTWREVKSSRKSKVRHGVCVPDITEGKESLPITAVNTIDGEKPPPFNYIKKMIYPDGFHPAPPKGCDCIGRCSDAKRCSCAVKNGGEIPYNRNGAIVEVKPLVYECGPLCKCPPSCYNRVSQHGIKIPLEIFKTDTRGWGVRAVTSISSGTFICEYVGEILEDREAEQRIGSDEYLFDIGKNYSDCTANSSGQADLNELADEGGFTIDAAHYGNIGRFINHSCSPNLYAQNVVYDHEDKKMPHIMLFAADNIPPLKELSYHYNYAVDQVYDSDGKIKVKRCFCGSSDCTGRMY; encoded by the coding sequence ATGGTGTCACTTTCAAATAATGGTTTATCCGATGAATGCATGAAGAAGCGGCCATCAGAAAATGGTTATCACACCTTGCATTTTGGCGTTACTCCAAAACATAAAGTTCGAAAAGTCTGGGCTGTGCGGGATTTCCCCTCAGGTTGTTGTAGAAATGCTCCAAAAATTGACTTGAGCCACAAGGAAAATGCTGTGGTCACCATCAGTGAAAATATAGCGGATAAGCTGGTGGCTCATGGTGGGAATGGTCCTAACAACGGGATTGAGTTCTGTTCTGTTGAAGTTGTGGACTGTCTCTCTAacatccaagagaatgaagaattGGATAAGTTGGCCGAGAACGCATTAGCCAAAACCACGAGTGTGGTAGAAAACAGGGTGGAAGAACCAACAAGTCATGCCAGATCTCTTGGATTTGAGTTGTCTAAAGATATTGAAAGTAGTGAAATGTCATTGCTCAAGAAAGCAAAAGTCATTCAGTGTGATGAATTGGTGAAGGAAGTTGATGGGGAGAGAAGTTCAATTTTGGTTAAAAATGTGGTCAGTATGACTGATGGGGCAATTCCTGTTTGTGATGTGAAAACTTTCTCACCACCTCAGTGGCCAGTCAAGAATGGAAATGCTGCAGATAACAGTTCCTCCTTGCCAAAGAATAAGTACTGCCAAAGAAGAGTCTTCGCTGTTCGTGACTTCCCTCCATTTTGTGGAAGAAATGCTCCTATGCCAACTGAACAAGATCGCTTGGGTGGTAATGAAGCAAGCAAGAGAGTGGTTGTGCTCGATAAGGAAGTTACAGAAAATGAATCGATTGAGACGTCGAAAAATGTTATGGGTACTGGGACATCGCACATGAAGTTGACTGCAAGTCAAGAAGCTGATTCTTTGAGTAAGATAGAGGTTACTGGTTCCAAATGTAGCTTAATGGAACGAACAACAGTTTGCATTGAAAATCCCGAAGGTGTCCATGACAGTTATATTGGGAGGAGCCAACTTGAAAGAACTATAATTTTGCCAGAGACAGTGACGAAAAAGGAGAATGATGATGCAGGAAAAATTGTGGGGAAGGAGAATATCGTATATTCACAGAATGAGTGTGAAAAGGCTACTACTGCAAGGCATGCTCTTGGTTCTGTAAATGAAAATATTAGGCCAATTGTGCATGATCTGATGGCAGAGCCATACTGTCCCTGGAAGCAGATGAATCAAACTAGTTTAGATGGTGTGACGAGGAGAAACCAAGTTCAAAAGCCTAACATGCATCGGCAGAAGAAATCCTTAGCTGTTGCCAGAAAAAGTATTCCTAAAACAAAATTTTCACGGAGACAATTTGGCAGGACTAAATCAGGTTTCATTGGTGAAGTTGCGGAAGGATATTCAAATGCACTGGTTGCCAGCAACGGTAGAGCATGTGGTTTGAATAGGGAGGCACTACCTGAAGAATCTCCAATTGGACGGGGGCACCGTGAATTTAATGTGAATCTGCCCCCTTTTGGTTCCAGCAGCAATGATGCTCGTAGTAAAGTCAGAGAGACTCTTCGTCTGTTTCAGTCTATTTGTAGAAAAATCTTGCGAGGGGAAGAATCAAATGGAGAAGTAAAACCTaagcaaaaagataaaaagaacagAAGGATTGATATTCAAGCATCGAATTTTATCAAAGAAAAAGGGAAGGAAGTTAATACAGGACCCCGGATACTGGGAGAAGTTCCAGGAGTTGAAGTAGGAGATGCGTTCCAATACAGGGTTGAACTTGCTCTTGTGGGAGTTCATCGCTTATATCAAGCCGGTATTGATTTCCTGAACAATGGAGGAATGCTGGTTGCAACTAGCATTGTTGCTTCAGGGGGCTATGACGATGATTTGGGAGATGCTGATGAGCTGATTTATTCTGGGCAAGGTGGAAATTTGACTGGCAAGGACAAAATCCGTGAAGACCAGAAACTTGTGAAAGGTAATTTAGCCTTGAAGAATAGTATAGCTACAAGGAATCCTGTTCGGGTGATTCGTGGATCTAAGGCTGAATCCACAGATGGAAGAGCTAATTTGGTGACAACTTATGTGTACGATGGCTTGTACACTGTTCAAAATTATTGGACAGAACGAGGGCCACATGGTAAGATGGTCTTTATGTTTAAGTTGGTGAGAATTCCCGGACAAGCAGCGCTTACTTGGAGAGAAGTAAAGTCATCAAGAAAGTCCAAAGTGCGGCATGGTGTTTGTGTTCCTGATATTACAGAAGGAAAGGAGTCATTGCCAATAACTGCTGTGAATACAATTGATGGTGAGAAACCCCCACCATTCAATTACATCAAGAAGATGATATATCCGGATGGTTTCCACCCTGCTCCACCTAAAGGCTGTGATTGTATTGGTAGATGTTCTGATGCCAAGAGGTGCTCATGTGCAGTTAAAAATGGAGGCGAGATCCCATACAACCGCAATGGGGCTATTGTTGAAGTTAAGCCTCTTGTGTATGAGTGTGGTCCTTTATGTAAGTGCCCTCCTTCGTGCTATAATAGAGTGAGCCAACATGGTATTAAAATTCCGCTGGAGATCTTCAAGACAGATACAAGGGGCTGGGGTGTGAGAGCTGTAACTTCTATCTCTTCAGGAACCTTTATCTGTGAGTATGTAGGAGAAATTCTTGAGGACAGAGAAGCCGAACAAAGAATTGGTAGTGATGAATATCTTTTTGATATTGGAAAGAACTATAGTGATTGTACTGCTAACTCTTCTGGACAAGCAGACCTAAATGAATTAGCAGATGAGGGTGGTTTTACCATTGATGCAGCGCACTATGGAAATATTGGACGATTTATCAATCATAGTTGTTCACCCAACTTGTATGCACAGAATGTTGTTTATGATCACGAGGATAAGAAAATGCCTCATATCATGCTATTCGCAGCAGATAATATTCCTCCCTTGAAGGAGCTTTCTTACCATTACAACTATGCTGTGGATCAGGTTTATGACTCTGATGGCAAGATCAAGGTGAAGAGGTGCTTTTGTGGATCTTCAGACTGTACTGGTAGGATGTACTAG
- the LOC107832483 gene encoding expansin-like B1 encodes MAISVNYFSTLMICMILLLPALCYGTQSYDSKATFYKTSDGKGTPSGACGYGEYGRNVNDGLVTAASWKLYKNGVGCGACYQVRCKDKALCSDVGVKVKVTDSGEGPGTDFILSSDAFAKMAKHPKLAHMLFPKGVVDVDYKRVSCKYGNLIIKVNEHSNYNGYLAILLLNNGGYADILAVEIYEEKSHKWIAMRRSYGAVFDLSNPPKGNLKLKIQIKEDGKTKWVQSDKTVIPDHWKAGSAYETDIQIP; translated from the exons atGGCTATTTCTGTCAACTATTTTTCCACTCTTATGATCTGCATGATTTTGCTTTTGCCTGCACTTTGCTATGGTACTCAGAGCTATGATTCCAAAGCTACATTTTATAAGACCTCCGATGGCAAAGGAACACCAA GTGGAGCTTGTGGTTATGGAGAGTATGGCAGAAATGTGAATGATGGGCTGGTTACCGCCGCATCCTGGAAACTCTATAAGAATGGAGTTGGTTGTGGTGCATGTTATCAG GTGAGGTGCAAGGACAAGGCACTATGCAGTGACGTGGGAGTTAAGGTGAAGGTGACAGACAGTGGAGAAGGGCCAGGAACTGACTTCATTCTAAGCTCAGATGCTTTCGCCAAAATGGCTAAACATCCTAAGTTAGCTCACATGTTGTTCCCAAAGGGCGTGGTCGATGTCGATTACAAAAGAGTTTCTTGCAAATATGGCAATCTCATTATCAAGGTCAATGAACATAGCAACTATAATGGCTACCTTGCCATACTTCTATTGAACAACGGTGGTTACGCTGATATCCTAGCCGTAGAAATATACGag GAAAAAAGCCACAAATGGATAGCAATGAGGAGGTCATATGGAGCAGTATTCGACTTGTCCAACCCACCAAAGGGAAATCTGAAGCTGAAGATCCAAATAAAAGAAGATGGAAAAACCAAATGGGTGCAGTCTGACAAGACTGTTATCCCTGATCACTGGAAGGCTGGATCTGCCTATGAAACTGACATTCAGATTCCTTGA
- the LOC142162241 gene encoding uncharacterized protein LOC142162241 produces MGSTNTFSPDTSSILFVHSSDIPGILLVPTPFLGSDFRGWRRKIIVALSTKNKIAFVDGSLSSEIVESVQYSETAQNITSYFNKLKMLWDELGVMCTNHGQRCTCAAKPGILHEDEENRLFQFLMGLNETCMRVRSNLLMMQPPPILDNAYNILPNDEK; encoded by the exons ATGGGATCCACTAATACATTTTCTCCTGATACCTCAAGTATCCTGTTTGTACATTCCTCTGATATTCCTGGTATTTTGTTAGTTCCTACTCCTTTTTTGGGTAGTGATTTTAGGGGTTGGAGAAGGAAGATTATAGTTGCTTTATCTACTAAAAACAAGATAGCTTTTGTTGATG GCTCATTATCCTCTGAGATAGTTGAAAGTGTGCAATACTCTGAGACTGCTCAGA ATATAACTTCATACTTTAATAAACTGAAGATGTTATGGGATGAGTTGGGAGTAATGTGTACTAACCATGGGCAAAGATGTACTTGTGCTGCAAAGCCTGGTATTCTGCACGAGGATGAGGAAAATAGGTTATTTCAGTTCCTCATGGGGTTAAATGAAACATGTATGAGGGTAAGGAGTAATCTTCTTATGATGCAACCTCCACCTATCCTTGACAATGCTTATAACATCCTTCCTAATGATGAAAAGTAG